A genomic region of Methanothermobacter sp. CaT2 contains the following coding sequences:
- a CDS encoding HD domain-containing protein — translation MKFIRDSVHGNLKLTEFEVRIVDTPHVQRLRRIKQLGFTNLIYPGANHSRFEHSIGAMYLASRLAEHLNLGPEKKSILRLCALLHDVGHGPFSHVSEGVLERSHESLTRELIRESVLGDIISEEFDLEQVMRILRGEGVLGQAINGELDVDRMDYLLRDSHYTGVAYGIIDVERLIYNMKMENDLVLDRKGVQAAESALLARYFMYPSVYQHHTTRIVNSMFRRCLRSLISEGVLDESRIYRYDDMDLIVMCRNQEGLAGDMIRRLDNRDLLKTVDSVKLNELEDPQRVFRITDAEIRRAEKEIAEDMDLDPDYVVVNLPEYPAFDEMRTQVSVGDSIVNLSHISSLVGALKEARFNHADICVYVPRESAAAFREFSLHDYMDLPERRPAHPRQLRLTVPDYLKFR, via the coding sequence ATGAAATTCATAAGGGACAGCGTCCACGGTAACCTGAAACTCACCGAATTTGAGGTGAGGATTGTTGACACACCCCATGTTCAGAGGCTCAGGAGGATAAAGCAGCTGGGATTCACAAATCTGATATACCCAGGGGCAAACCATTCAAGGTTCGAACACTCCATAGGGGCCATGTACCTGGCATCGAGGCTGGCGGAGCACCTCAACCTTGGACCTGAAAAGAAGAGTATACTGAGGCTCTGCGCCCTCCTCCATGACGTGGGGCACGGTCCGTTCTCCCATGTATCAGAGGGTGTCCTTGAAAGGTCCCATGAGAGCCTCACAAGGGAACTCATAAGGGAATCTGTGCTCGGTGACATAATATCAGAGGAGTTCGACCTTGAACAGGTTATGAGGATACTTAGGGGCGAGGGTGTCCTTGGGCAGGCGATCAACGGGGAGCTTGACGTTGACAGGATGGATTATCTGCTGCGGGACTCCCACTACACAGGGGTGGCCTACGGTATAATAGACGTTGAAAGGCTTATATACAATATGAAGATGGAGAACGACCTTGTCCTTGACAGGAAGGGTGTTCAGGCCGCAGAGTCGGCTTTGCTTGCAAGGTACTTCATGTATCCCAGCGTTTACCAGCACCACACCACAAGGATCGTTAACTCCATGTTCAGGAGGTGCCTGAGGAGCCTCATATCTGAGGGGGTGCTTGATGAGTCCAGGATATACAGGTACGATGACATGGACCTCATTGTCATGTGCAGGAATCAGGAGGGCCTCGCAGGGGATATGATCAGGAGACTGGATAACCGTGACCTCCTCAAGACCGTGGACTCTGTGAAGCTCAATGAACTCGAGGACCCCCAGAGGGTATTCAGGATCACAGATGCCGAGATAAGAAGGGCTGAAAAGGAAATTGCAGAGGACATGGACCTGGACCCTGATTATGTTGTGGTTAACCTCCCCGAGTACCCTGCATTTGATGAGATGAGGACCCAGGTTTCTGTGGGGGACTCCATTGTGAACCTGAGCCATATATCAAGTCTGGTGGGGGCACTGAAGGAGGCGAGGTTCAACCATGCAGATATCTGTGTCTACGTGCCCCGTGAATCCGCCGCGGCATTCAGGGAATTCAGCCTCCACGACTACATGGACCTCCCTGAGAGAAGACCTGCACACCCCAGGCAGCTCCGCCTCACGGTACCTGATTACCTCAAATTCCGATAA
- a CDS encoding molybdenum cofactor biosynthesis protein MoaE: MMVMVTDEKEAFRMDDLLEHVKKSPYLDECGAVFTFEGIVRGVDDERTEKLVLTTPDIEKAQRELEGIVEDVMEKYPVKDVAVVHYVGEFYVSETLFMVAVAGPHRGETLDALKEIIERTKYEIDFKKEEYTTSGRNVIMSGG; the protein is encoded by the coding sequence ATGATGGTCATGGTGACAGATGAAAAGGAGGCCTTCAGAATGGATGACCTCCTGGAACATGTGAAGAAGAGCCCCTACCTTGATGAATGCGGAGCAGTGTTCACCTTTGAGGGTATCGTCCGTGGTGTTGATGATGAGAGGACAGAGAAACTTGTACTCACAACACCAGACATTGAAAAGGCCCAGAGGGAACTTGAGGGGATAGTTGAGGATGTGATGGAGAAGTACCCTGTGAAGGACGTGGCCGTTGTACACTACGTTGGGGAGTTCTATGTATCAGAGACCCTCTTCATGGTTGCGGTTGCAGGACCCCACCGCGGGGAAACACTTGATGCCCTCAAAGAGATAATCGAGAGGACAAAGTATGAAATAGACTTCAAAAAGGAGGAGTACACCACCAGCGGCAGGAACGTTATCATGTCAGGTGGCTAG
- a CDS encoding nicotinamide-nucleotide adenylyltransferase — protein sequence MRGLLVGRMQPFHRGHLQVIKRVLGEVDELIICIGSAQLSHSLRDPFTAGERVMMLTKALSENGIPASSYYIIPVQDIECNALWVAHIKMLTPPFDRVYSGNPLVQRLFSEDGYEVTAPPLFYRDRYSGTEVRRRMLDDGDWRSLLPDSVVEVIEEINGVERIKHLAKKEVSELV from the coding sequence ATGAGGGGATTGCTGGTTGGAAGGATGCAGCCATTCCACCGGGGACACCTCCAGGTTATAAAGAGGGTGCTCGGGGAGGTTGATGAACTCATAATATGTATCGGGAGCGCCCAGCTGAGCCACAGCCTCAGGGACCCCTTCACCGCCGGTGAGAGGGTGATGATGCTGACCAAGGCACTCAGTGAGAACGGTATCCCCGCATCAAGCTACTACATCATACCTGTCCAGGACATAGAGTGCAACGCCCTCTGGGTTGCACATATAAAGATGCTGACACCCCCATTTGACAGGGTATACAGTGGGAACCCCCTTGTCCAGCGGCTCTTCAGTGAGGACGGCTATGAGGTGACTGCACCCCCCCTTTTCTACAGGGACAGGTACTCAGGGACAGAGGTGAGGCGGAGGATGCTGGATGATGGTGACTGGCGCTCACTCCTTCCAGACTCTGTGGTTGAGGTTATAGAGGAAATAAATGGTGTTGAGAGAATAAAACACCTTGCAAAAAAGGAAGTTAGTGAACTGGTGTAG
- a CDS encoding ABC transporter ATP-binding protein, with the protein MIRVENLTKTYKLENGDEFRALSDVNLEVSEGEILGILGMSGSGKTTLLRILRGVEPFDSGRITLDDVTVESDSGQYYFSKLKKKTAIHLQRSFGLWSETALQNVIRKLYAAKYGDESMTDFDFAYDEFGEEAMELLRVVGLDHKAEHFAPVLSGGEKQRLIMARQLAKKPRVLLLDEPATMSCPGTKQEILDAIRNINRELGVTVVLVSHLPEVHEYLADRLVLMEDGRIIDEGEPWRIIERFMRDIEPPVDYTPPSSDREILRVRDLSKRFVLLKGGAVLEMRDVNLDIREGEIVSIIGPSGAGKTVLLRMIGGLDLPDEGTVEFRLNSEWVNMHEPGVKRMGVRRKMGFMHQEFALVHHATIRSQIASRLGVKGEHVVAEARKRAEELGISDMVLDVLYQLTDLPETEARYRLEKLGLSPEILEELFPSFPDSEVKRYAEPIFRALNLPLDILDRKSYELSGGERVRATLALVLASRPDVLVLDEPFGDLDPITLRMVSNSLKRINMEFGTTIIMVSHHVDFIRELSTRAVMVEDGRLVMDGEPDGLCDRFVERSHAKYLQRVKG; encoded by the coding sequence ATGATAAGGGTGGAGAACCTCACAAAGACCTATAAACTTGAGAATGGAGATGAATTCAGGGCACTTTCTGATGTTAACCTTGAGGTTTCTGAGGGAGAAATACTGGGAATACTCGGAATGAGTGGTTCAGGTAAGACGACACTTCTGAGGATCCTGAGGGGTGTTGAACCCTTTGATTCAGGGAGGATAACCCTGGATGATGTAACCGTTGAGTCTGATTCAGGACAGTACTACTTCTCAAAGCTCAAAAAGAAGACTGCAATTCACCTCCAGAGGTCCTTTGGTCTCTGGTCGGAGACCGCCCTTCAGAATGTCATAAGGAAGCTGTACGCTGCAAAATATGGTGACGAGTCAATGACAGACTTTGACTTTGCCTATGATGAATTCGGTGAGGAGGCAATGGAACTCCTCAGGGTGGTTGGACTTGACCACAAGGCCGAGCACTTTGCACCTGTCCTCAGTGGCGGCGAGAAGCAGAGGCTCATAATGGCCAGGCAACTTGCAAAAAAACCCAGGGTACTCCTTCTTGATGAACCCGCAACCATGTCATGCCCGGGGACGAAGCAGGAGATACTGGATGCCATACGGAACATCAACAGGGAACTGGGTGTCACGGTGGTGCTGGTCTCTCACCTGCCTGAAGTCCACGAGTACCTTGCAGACCGCCTGGTTCTGATGGAGGACGGGCGCATCATTGATGAGGGGGAACCCTGGAGGATCATAGAGAGGTTCATGAGGGACATTGAGCCCCCGGTTGACTACACACCCCCCAGCTCAGATAGGGAGATCCTCAGGGTCAGGGACCTGTCCAAGAGGTTTGTACTCCTCAAGGGCGGGGCAGTCCTTGAGATGAGGGATGTTAACCTTGATATCAGGGAGGGTGAGATAGTATCCATAATAGGGCCCAGTGGGGCCGGCAAGACGGTGCTCCTCCGGATGATCGGTGGACTGGACCTTCCTGATGAGGGTACGGTGGAGTTCAGGCTCAACAGTGAATGGGTTAACATGCATGAACCTGGCGTTAAAAGGATGGGTGTGAGGAGGAAGATGGGTTTCATGCATCAGGAGTTTGCCCTTGTACATCACGCCACCATAAGGAGTCAGATAGCCTCAAGACTCGGTGTTAAGGGTGAACATGTCGTTGCAGAGGCAAGGAAGAGGGCCGAGGAGCTGGGAATAAGTGACATGGTCCTTGATGTTCTCTACCAGCTCACGGATCTTCCTGAAACAGAGGCCCGTTACAGACTAGAGAAACTTGGCCTCTCACCTGAGATACTTGAGGAGCTCTTCCCCAGCTTCCCTGACAGTGAGGTTAAGAGGTATGCTGAGCCCATATTCAGGGCCCTGAACCTCCCCCTGGACATACTTGACAGGAAATCCTATGAGCTCTCAGGGGGTGAGCGGGTGAGGGCGACCCTCGCCCTTGTCCTTGCATCACGGCCAGATGTCCTTGTCCTTGATGAGCCATTCGGGGACCTTGATCCCATAACACTCAGGATGGTTTCGAACTCCCTTAAGAGGATTAACATGGAGTTCGGGACAACCATAATCATGGTGAGCCACCATGTGGATTTCATAAGGGAGCTCAGCACAAGGGCTGTCATGGTTGAGGACGGCCGTCTTGTAATGGACGGCGAACCAGATGGCCTCTGCGACAGGTTTGTTGAAAGGAGCCATGCAAAATACCTTCAGAGGGTTAAGGGGTGA
- a CDS encoding flavin reductase family protein, with protein MEFENFPVENAHRILTPRPTVIVTTVDGDGNINAAPFSFTMPVSIDPPVVAFASAPGHHTAVNVEGTHEFVLNITPADIMDRMWITARDLPAGENELEAAGLNWIPSERVKPPRIAEAAAHLECELLRMCEVGDHNLIVGSVVNASVCSGCIREGLLDVESVKPVLHVGGTVFVVGDHVRRIE; from the coding sequence GTGGAATTTGAGAATTTCCCCGTTGAGAATGCACACAGAATACTTACTCCAAGGCCGACCGTCATTGTAACCACGGTGGATGGGGATGGGAATATAAATGCGGCCCCGTTCTCCTTCACCATGCCTGTTTCAATTGACCCCCCAGTTGTGGCTTTTGCATCTGCACCGGGCCACCACACCGCAGTGAATGTTGAGGGCACCCATGAATTTGTGCTTAATATAACGCCAGCGGATATAATGGATAGGATGTGGATAACCGCCAGGGATCTCCCGGCGGGTGAGAATGAACTTGAAGCCGCAGGTCTTAACTGGATTCCATCGGAGAGGGTTAAGCCCCCGAGGATAGCCGAGGCAGCCGCGCACCTTGAATGTGAACTACTCAGGATGTGTGAGGTTGGGGACCATAACCTCATAGTGGGCTCAGTTGTGAATGCCTCGGTCTGTTCTGGATGCATAAGGGAGGGGCTCCTTGATGTTGAATCTGTGAAGCCGGTCCTCCATGTGGGTGGAACGGTGTTTGTTGTGGGGGACCATGTGAGGCGCATTGAATAG